From Triticum aestivum cultivar Chinese Spring chromosome 4A, IWGSC CS RefSeq v2.1, whole genome shotgun sequence, a single genomic window includes:
- the LOC123086425 gene encoding calcium uniporter protein 6, mitochondrial isoform X2: MLRAAASRLLVPLRRPSLSPAPSTAACTLRHLRLFSPPPQPRRGPDAEVTPAEARRLVRLVGVEALKRRLREEGRGEVVGYGELLDACVEAGAARTRGEAEVLARAMDDSGVVLLFRDKAYLHPEKVVDLVRRAVPLALAPDNDTRQAEFKQLQEKKEEIDKLAHKQVRRVLWTGLGFFMLQVGIFFRLTFWEFSWDVMEPIAFFTTTSGLLVGYAYFVITSRDPTYQDFMERMFESRRRKLCVKHGFNMEKYLELQKHCKCPLEGHHSQGHDSQHLS, from the exons atgtTGCGCGCAGCCGCTTCCCGCCTCCTCGTGCCCCTCCGGAGGCCCTCCCTGTCTCCGGCACCCTCCACGGCGGCCTGCACTCTGCGGCACCTCCGCCTCttctccccgccgccgcagccgcgtcGGGGTCCGGATGCGGAGGTGACGCCGGCGGAGGCGCGGCGTCTGGTGCGGCTCGTGGGCGTGGAGGCGCTCAAGAGGCGGCTGCGGGAGGAAGGGCGGGGCGAGGTGGTCGGCTACGGGGAGCTCCTCGACGCCTGCGTGGAGGCCGGTGCGGCCCGCACGCGCGGCGAGGCGGAGGTGTTGGCCCGAGCCATGGACGACTCCGGCGTCGTGCTTCTCTTCCGGGACAAGGCGTACCTCCACCCCGAGAAG GTTGTGGACCTGGTCAGAAGGGCGGTGCCGCTTGCACTCGCACCAGACAACGACACGAGACAGGCAGAGTTTAAGCAGCTCCAGGAAAAGAAGGAAGAGATCGACAAGCTGGCACACAAGCAAGTCCGGCGAGTCCTGTGGACTGGCTTAGGGTTCTTCATGCTCCAGGTTGGGATCTTCTTCCGTCTCACGTTCTGGGAGTTCTCATGGGACGTGATGGAGCCGATTGCCTTCTTCACGACCACCTCGGGGCTGCTGGTTGGCTATGCCTACTTCGTCATCACCTCAAGGGACCCGACGTATCAAGACTTCATGGAGAGGATGTTTGAGTCGAGGAGGAGAAAGCTTTGCGTGAAGCATG GTTTCAACATGGAGAAGTACCTGGAGCTGCAGAAACATTGCAAGTGCCCTCTGGAAGGCCATCATTCTCAGGGGCATGACTCGCAACACCTGAGCTAA
- the LOC123086425 gene encoding calcium uniporter protein 6, mitochondrial isoform X1, protein MLRAAASRLLVPLRRPSLSPAPSTAACTLRHLRLFSPPPQPRRGPDAEVTPAEARRLVRLVGVEALKRRLREEGRGEVVGYGELLDACVEAGAARTRGEAEVLARAMDDSGVVLLFRDKAYLHPEKVVDLVRRAVPLALAPDNDTRQAEFKQLQEKKEEIDKLAHKQVRRVLWTGLGFFMLQVGIFFRLTFWEFSWDVMEPIAFFTTTSGLLVGYAYFVITSRDPTYQDFMERMFESRRRKLCVKHGFNMEKYLELQKHCKCPLEGHHSQGHDSQHLS, encoded by the exons atgtTGCGCGCAGCCGCTTCCCGCCTCCTCGTGCCCCTCCGGAGGCCCTCCCTGTCTCCGGCACCCTCCACGGCGGCCTGCACTCTGCGGCACCTCCGCCTCttctccccgccgccgcagccgcgtcGGGGTCCGGATGCGGAGGTGACGCCGGCGGAGGCGCGGCGTCTGGTGCGGCTCGTGGGCGTGGAGGCGCTCAAGAGGCGGCTGCGGGAGGAAGGGCGGGGCGAGGTGGTCGGCTACGGGGAGCTCCTCGACGCCTGCGTGGAGGCCGGTGCGGCCCGCACGCGCGGCGAGGCGGAGGTGTTGGCCCGAGCCATGGACGACTCCGGCGTCGTGCTTCTCTTCCGGGACAAGGCGTACCTCCACCCCGAGAAG GTTGTGGACCTGGTCAGAAGGGCGGTGCCGCTTGCACTCGCACCAGACAACGACACGAGACAGGCAGAGTTTAAGCAGCTCCAGGAAAAGAAGGAAGAGATCGACAAGCTGGCACACAAGCAAGTCCGGCGAGTCCTGTGGACTGGCTTAGGGTTCTTCATGCTCCAGGTTGGGATCTTCTTCCGTCTCACGTTCTGGGAGTTCTCATGGGACGTGATGGAGCCGATTGCCTTCTTCACGACCACCTCGGGGCTGCTGGTTGGCTATGCCTACTTCGTCATCACCTCAAGGGACCCGACGTATCAAGACTTCATGGAGAGGATGTTTGAGTCGAGGAGGAGAAAGCTTTGCGTGAAGCATGGTTTCAACATGGAGAAGTACCTGGAGCTGCAGAAACATTGCAAGTGCCCTCTGGAAGGCCATCATTCTCAGGGGCATGACTCGCAACACCTGAGCTAA